From the genome of Hymenobacter cellulosilyticus, one region includes:
- a CDS encoding Kazal-type serine protease inhibitor domain-containing protein, with the protein MFRSAAAVGLFFSLLACNRATPTASTPACIDPAKVRTDAVCTMQYDPVCGCDGKTYGNACAATNAGVTSFTKGECPGSTTK; encoded by the coding sequence ATGTTCCGATCTGCAGCAGCCGTAGGGCTGTTTTTCTCCTTGCTGGCCTGCAACCGCGCCACGCCCACGGCCAGCACCCCGGCCTGTATCGACCCGGCCAAAGTCCGCACCGACGCCGTGTGCACCATGCAGTATGACCCGGTATGCGGCTGCGACGGCAAAACCTACGGCAACGCCTGCGCGGCCACCAATGCGGGCGTCACGTCCTTCACCAAGGGCGAGTGCCCGGGCTCTACCACCAAGTAA
- a CDS encoding carboxy terminal-processing peptidase: MQYNGPLVVLVNKFSASASEILAAAMQDYKRGVIMGASTYGKGTVQRIFDLDDMLGDFSSLKPFGSLKLTTQKFYRINGGSTQFKGVVPDIALPDAYSYLDQGEKESDYPLKWDEITPARYKAWNAAPAIDKLRTASQARVASSASFKLMNEMVQRMRKRKDDTMVSLKLTAFRAEQEQAKAESEKYEAVQKAAQPLAIAPLSVDLRQLGSDTVEVNRAGRFTKNLKNDITLREAVAVIKDQL, encoded by the coding sequence GTGCAGTACAACGGTCCGCTGGTGGTATTGGTAAACAAGTTCAGCGCTTCGGCCTCCGAAATTCTGGCCGCTGCTATGCAAGACTACAAGCGTGGCGTGATTATGGGTGCCAGCACCTATGGCAAAGGCACTGTGCAGCGCATCTTCGACCTCGACGATATGCTGGGTGATTTCAGCAGCCTGAAGCCTTTTGGCTCCCTGAAGCTCACTACCCAGAAGTTTTACCGCATCAACGGTGGTTCGACGCAGTTCAAAGGAGTAGTGCCTGATATTGCCCTGCCCGATGCCTACAGCTACCTGGATCAGGGTGAGAAGGAGTCTGATTACCCGCTGAAGTGGGACGAAATCACCCCGGCCCGTTACAAGGCTTGGAATGCTGCTCCGGCTATCGACAAGCTCCGTACCGCCAGCCAGGCCCGCGTTGCCAGCAGCGCCAGCTTTAAGCTGATGAACGAAATGGTACAGCGCATGCGTAAGCGTAAGGATGACACGATGGTGTCGCTGAAGCTCACCGCTTTCCGGGCTGAGCAAGAGCAAGCCAAAGCCGAGTCGGAGAAGTACGAAGCCGTGCAGAAAGCCGCTCAGCCGCTGGCCATTGCCCCTCTCTCAGTCGACCTGCGGCAGTTAGGCTCCGATACGGTTGAGGTAAACCGCGCTGGCCGCTTCACTAAGAATCTGAAAAACGATATCACCCTGCGCGAAGCCGTAGCTGTTATCAAAGATCAGCTGTAA
- a CDS encoding proline dehydrogenase family protein, with product MPVTQSPPISFTDTAVAFASKSDLELRKMYARFAAMNNNTLVKTGGGLMKTALKWHLPVKFLIKKTIFEQFCGGETIRECLPVIEELGRYNIGTILDYSVEGEGNDKSFDHTRDEILATIDLAHRSTHIPFSVFKVTGVADSGLLEKVQSGKSLTAAEQKSYDLAKARVDAICARAHQYGVRVFVDAEESWFQDTIDTLAYEMMAKYNRESAIVWNTYQLYRHDRLEAIQQAYTAAVQGNYYLGGKLVRGAYMEKEGRVATQRGYQNPINPTKEATDQLYDEALRYCVTHADRISICAGTHNEASSLLLTELMHEAGLRPGDPRIWFAQLYGMSDNLTYNLANAGYNTAKYVPYGPVESVMPYLLRRADENTAIAGQSSREFLLIQKEIARRKAQK from the coding sequence ATGCCAGTAACCCAATCTCCGCCCATTTCCTTTACCGACACGGCTGTTGCCTTTGCCTCCAAGTCGGACCTCGAACTGCGCAAAATGTACGCCCGGTTCGCCGCCATGAACAACAACACCTTGGTAAAAACCGGGGGCGGCCTGATGAAAACGGCCTTGAAATGGCATCTGCCGGTTAAGTTTCTGATCAAGAAAACCATCTTCGAGCAGTTCTGCGGCGGCGAAACCATCCGCGAGTGTTTGCCCGTCATAGAAGAGCTTGGTCGCTATAACATCGGTACCATTCTCGACTATTCGGTGGAAGGCGAAGGCAACGATAAAAGCTTCGACCACACCCGCGACGAAATTCTGGCCACCATTGACCTGGCCCACCGCTCTACTCACATCCCTTTCTCAGTTTTTAAAGTAACCGGCGTGGCCGATAGCGGCTTGCTGGAAAAGGTTCAGAGCGGTAAGTCGCTCACGGCGGCTGAGCAAAAAAGCTACGACTTGGCTAAAGCCCGGGTAGACGCCATCTGTGCCCGGGCTCATCAATATGGTGTGCGCGTGTTCGTGGATGCCGAGGAAAGCTGGTTTCAGGATACCATCGACACGCTGGCCTACGAAATGATGGCCAAGTACAACCGCGAGTCGGCCATCGTCTGGAACACTTACCAGCTGTACCGCCACGACCGGCTCGAGGCTATTCAGCAAGCCTACACGGCAGCTGTGCAGGGCAACTACTACTTGGGCGGCAAGCTGGTACGGGGCGCTTACATGGAAAAGGAAGGCCGCGTAGCTACCCAGCGGGGCTATCAGAATCCCATCAACCCGACCAAGGAAGCCACCGATCAGCTCTACGACGAAGCTCTGCGCTATTGCGTCACCCACGCCGACCGGATTAGCATCTGTGCTGGTACTCATAACGAAGCCAGTTCCCTGCTGCTAACTGAGCTTATGCACGAGGCTGGCTTGCGCCCCGGCGACCCGCGCATCTGGTTTGCCCAGCTCTACGGCATGAGCGACAACCTTACCTACAACCTAGCCAATGCGGGGTATAACACGGCTAAATATGTGCCTTACGGCCCGGTTGAGTCGGTAATGCCTTATCTACTGCGGCGCGCCGATGAGAATACGGCCATTGCGGGCCAGAGCAGCCGGGAGTTCCTCTTAATTCAAAAAGAAATAGCCCGCCGAAAGGCTCAAAAATAG
- a CDS encoding S41 family peptidase encodes MSSPRLKIGLYASLVLAVFVLASYKLYRRNDASPPQKDEVLIKAMLQGLSAAHYQPEKVDDNFSKRVFDLYLKRIDYNKKFLLQSDVAQLRKYQNDIDDQVRRGTHEFLDLSTKLMEQRTKDIQALYRDILSKPFDFTKEESFETEADKMVFAADAAAQREEWRKYLKYQTLIRVSEMMDEQKKKKDKPLASTSVQPSAATTSEPTRTPAEMEAEARKRVLKYFDEQFKDMAQTDANERLAVYANTIANTYDPHTEYFAPRDKESFDVAMTGRFEGIGASLQEKDGQIKVSDVIPGSASYRQGELKAGDIILRVAQGAAEPVSVEGLRLDKAVALIKGKKGTEVRLTVKKPDASTKIISIIRDVVVLKETYAQSATIQENGKKIGYLRLPTFYADFNDNGGRSSAEDVKKELEKLRQENVDGIVFDLRSNGGGSLQDAVEMAGLFVESGPVVQVRSPQGSPSILNDRDPACSTTVRWWYW; translated from the coding sequence ATGTCTTCCCCCCGACTGAAAATAGGCCTATATGCCTCGTTGGTGCTGGCAGTCTTCGTGCTGGCTTCCTATAAGCTGTATCGGCGTAATGATGCTAGTCCGCCCCAAAAAGACGAGGTGCTCATCAAAGCCATGCTACAGGGACTTAGCGCGGCGCATTACCAGCCCGAGAAGGTTGATGACAATTTCTCCAAGCGGGTTTTTGACCTGTACCTGAAGCGCATCGACTATAATAAGAAGTTCCTGCTGCAGTCGGACGTGGCTCAGCTGCGCAAATACCAAAATGATATTGATGACCAGGTGCGTCGTGGCACCCACGAGTTTCTGGACCTGAGCACCAAGCTCATGGAGCAGCGCACGAAGGACATTCAGGCCCTGTACCGCGACATCCTTTCCAAGCCCTTTGACTTCACTAAGGAAGAGTCCTTTGAGACGGAAGCGGATAAGATGGTATTTGCCGCCGATGCTGCCGCTCAGCGCGAAGAGTGGCGCAAGTATCTGAAGTATCAGACCCTGATTCGGGTGTCGGAGATGATGGATGAGCAGAAAAAGAAGAAGGATAAGCCCCTGGCATCTACTTCTGTTCAGCCCTCGGCCGCCACTACTTCTGAGCCTACTCGTACGCCAGCCGAAATGGAAGCTGAAGCCCGCAAGCGGGTGCTCAAGTACTTTGACGAGCAGTTCAAGGACATGGCACAGACTGACGCCAATGAGCGCCTAGCTGTGTACGCCAACACCATTGCCAACACCTACGACCCCCACACCGAGTACTTTGCCCCGCGCGACAAGGAAAGCTTTGACGTAGCCATGACTGGCCGCTTCGAAGGTATTGGAGCTTCGCTGCAGGAGAAAGATGGCCAGATTAAGGTATCAGATGTTATTCCGGGCTCGGCTTCCTACCGCCAGGGTGAGTTGAAGGCCGGGGACATTATTCTGCGTGTAGCGCAGGGTGCCGCTGAGCCAGTGTCGGTTGAAGGCTTGCGCTTAGACAAGGCAGTAGCTCTGATCAAAGGCAAAAAGGGCACGGAAGTGCGCCTAACCGTGAAAAAGCCCGACGCCAGCACCAAGATTATTTCCATCATCCGCGACGTGGTGGTGCTGAAAGAAACCTACGCGCAGTCGGCTACCATTCAGGAGAACGGCAAGAAAATCGGCTATCTGCGCCTGCCCACTTTCTATGCTGACTTCAACGACAACGGTGGTCGCAGCTCGGCCGAGGATGTGAAGAAGGAACTAGAGAAGCTCCGTCAGGAGAATGTTGACGGTATTGTATTCGACCTGCGCTCCAATGGCGGTGGCTCACTGCAGGATGCCGTGGAAATGGCCGGCTTGTTTGTAGAAAGTGGCCCAGTGGTGCAGGTTCGTTCGCCCCAGGGCTCACCCAGCATCCTCAACGACCGTGACCCCGCGTGCAGTACAACGGTCCGCTGGTGGTATTGGTAA
- a CDS encoding DUF3861 domain-containing protein, protein MNKRAYSYRLRLEQVAGIQPDSPQPKPIELTFGNHDDIFQIIERLQQRDLFQEPEQSTEFAIGLKLFSEVMLKNRQHPLFEEFAPAFREFMQRLKTS, encoded by the coding sequence ATGAACAAACGCGCTTATTCGTACCGCCTACGCCTGGAACAGGTTGCGGGCATTCAGCCCGACAGCCCCCAGCCCAAACCCATCGAGCTAACGTTCGGCAACCACGACGACATCTTTCAGATCATTGAGCGCCTGCAGCAGCGCGACTTATTTCAGGAGCCGGAGCAGTCTACGGAGTTTGCCATCGGGCTTAAGCTCTTTAGCGAGGTTATGCTCAAGAATCGGCAGCATCCGCTGTTTGAGGAGTTTGCCCCCGCCTTTCGGGAGTTTATGCAGCGGCTCAAAACTTCCTGA
- a CDS encoding YtxH domain-containing protein, producing the protein MKDNNGKVILSLLVGATAGVVAGLLLAPETGTETRTGLKKSASKWSDDLSKLLKESVARINSPKTGDAATDESRSAADEVLSSMGQDTGTGASSHTTTAANTPGAPEENVNPEASDTSEFSRS; encoded by the coding sequence ATGAAAGACAACAACGGAAAAGTAATCCTTTCCCTGCTGGTGGGTGCCACCGCAGGCGTAGTGGCCGGCCTGCTGCTGGCTCCCGAAACCGGCACTGAAACCCGCACGGGCCTGAAAAAGTCGGCCTCCAAGTGGAGCGACGACCTGAGCAAGCTGCTCAAGGAGTCCGTGGCCCGCATCAACTCGCCCAAGACTGGCGACGCGGCCACCGACGAAAGCCGGAGCGCGGCCGATGAGGTGCTCAGCTCTATGGGCCAGGACACGGGCACGGGGGCTAGCTCCCACACCACTACGGCGGCCAACACGCCCGGCGCCCCGGAGGAAAACGTCAATCCGGAAGCCTCCGACACGAGCGAGTTTAGCCGTTCGTAA
- a CDS encoding cupin domain-containing protein, with translation MAEKRYFRQQNPFRVPTTDGKLIEEHIGLASTQTGAYSVAHMVAPPQWSEPHQNPQFDEITIVVRGRKRFEVDGDTIELGAGESLLIKAGARVRYSNPFDAECEYWSICVPAFSMDTVHREE, from the coding sequence ATGGCTGAAAAACGGTATTTCCGGCAGCAGAACCCGTTTCGCGTCCCCACCACCGACGGCAAGCTCATTGAGGAGCACATCGGCCTGGCCAGCACCCAGACCGGTGCCTACAGCGTGGCGCACATGGTGGCCCCGCCCCAGTGGAGCGAGCCCCACCAGAACCCGCAGTTCGACGAAATTACCATCGTGGTGCGGGGTCGCAAGCGCTTCGAAGTCGACGGCGACACCATAGAGCTGGGCGCCGGCGAGTCGCTGCTGATCAAGGCCGGGGCCCGGGTGCGCTACTCCAACCCCTTCGACGCCGAGTGCGAGTACTGGTCGATCTGCGTGCCGGCTTTCTCAATGGATACCGTGCACCGGGAAGAATAA
- a CDS encoding YtxH domain-containing protein, which translates to MSYHEEDNSGKILLAALAGAGAGIIAGMLMAPDKGKATRENLRSAATKYSGTLGEQLSKYGEELDSKFKGYVEKLEDMGITGVGSSLNLKGDWNESKGKLKQQYAQLTDEDLEYSEGKGDELIGRLQTKLGKGKREITKLLNDL; encoded by the coding sequence ATGTCGTATCACGAAGAAGACAACTCGGGTAAAATCCTTTTGGCTGCTCTGGCAGGCGCCGGCGCTGGCATCATTGCCGGTATGCTGATGGCCCCCGATAAAGGCAAAGCAACCCGCGAAAACCTGCGCAGCGCAGCTACCAAATACAGCGGCACGCTGGGCGAGCAGCTCTCCAAATATGGTGAAGAGCTCGACTCGAAATTCAAAGGCTACGTGGAGAAGCTCGAAGATATGGGCATCACCGGCGTAGGCAGCAGCCTGAACCTGAAAGGCGACTGGAACGAGTCGAAAGGCAAGCTGAAGCAGCAGTACGCGCAGCTGACCGACGAGGACCTGGAGTACTCGGAAGGCAAAGGTGACGAGCTCATCGGCCGCCTGCAAACCAAGCTGGGCAAAGGCAAGCGTGAAATCACGAAACTGCTGAACGACCTGTAA